The Carassius carassius chromosome 28, fCarCar2.1, whole genome shotgun sequence region TAATAATGACTAATCGCAAATCAGTGCTGAAGTTGATACCAATGTTgctagacaaataaataaaacacctgggTAGAAAATATAGAGCAATTATGATGAGCTGAGGACTGCAGGTGGAGAAAGACTTCAGCCTTCCTTGAGTGCTTGATATATGCAAAACTGCCACAATGATGGCACAGTAAGAGAAAACTATGAAGGCCAGGGGACCGAGCAACACAACCATAGCAATTACAAAGGCTGGAACTCCGTACAGTGCCCTGTTAGTGCATGCAAGTGATGTGATAGAAATGTGGTCACAGTAACAGTGTATAATTGTGTTTCCTGAACAGTAAGGCAGAGGGTAAGCCCTTAATGCCATCATTAAAGGGCACGTGTTTGTTAGCACCCATGCAGCCAGACAAAGACAGAAAATGTTCAACTTTGTGACTATATTAGGATATCTTAGGGGATTACATATGGCTACGTACCTGTCAAAGGCCATTATTGCCAGGATAACAGAACTGACTGAACCAAAATAGTGCACAAAATACATCTGAATAAAGCAACCAGTGAATGATATATTACCATCTTGGAACCAGTATCTAGAAATAATCTTTGGTAAGGTAGTGGTGCTGAATAATAAGTCACTTACAACCAGGTTTAAGATTATATAATACATAGGTTTATGAAGGCGTTTTTCTAGAGTAAAAAGTGCTATAAATATTCCGTTCCCCACTAAGATACACACATAGGCAAAAAGCAGCAGAGCAGCCACTGCACCATAGTATTCTGGCGGAAGCCCAGGAAAACCAACAATAAAAAAGTCCTTAACAAAGCTGATGTTTCCTGATGACATGATGATCTGATGGCTAAatgaaaaagatgaaaaattAGAACAGTGtacaacattttacaatattacattaatattacaaCATTTGGATCACAGAATCATAACaggatttttgagtgaactggaAAAGCATCTGATTTGATCTCTATACCAGTAAAATGATTTACTTACAATACACTGTATGTCTTTTTACGCTCTCCAAAAATATGTAAAAGTCGAAGATATTTAAGGCACATTTTTTCCCTCTTAATAAGGCGGGGAATTTTGTGGTTGGTCGGTGACACAATATACTTCTTGCATTTCTTATAGGCTACTAACTAGTGACCAAAGGGATGAACTAACGAACCCATTTTCTACTGCTTTTAATACACTGAAATGTTATTTCAATGACAAAGGTGGCTTTTACAAATATTTGCagatgttttattcaaaatataatcaattaaatgaaattaacaaaatatgCTTGATtaagtaaagtcaagtcaagtcacctttatttatatagcgctttaaacaaaatacattgcgtcaaagcaactgaacaacattcattaggaaaacagtgtgtcaataatgcaaaatgatagttaaaggcagttcatcattgaattcagttatgtcatctctgttcagttaaatagtgtctgtgcatttatttgcaatcaagtcaacgatatcgctgtagatgaagtgaccccaactaagcaagccagaggcgacagcggcaaggaaccgaaactccatcggtgacagaatggagaaaaaaaaccttgggagaaaccaggctcagttgggggccagttctcctctgactagacgaaccagtagttcaattccaggctgcagcaaagtcagatgggtgactgcagtgaccctctgatctggatacagactggctctggtggctacggtgacctcggaataagagagaaacagacaaatattagcgtagatgccattcttctaaagttgtagcaagtacatagggtgttatgggaagtgtttccggttccggttaacctaattaatgcagcctaaaaatcctttaacggatttggatattaaaagcatattagtatgttacgtgtaaaccaggttaaagagatgggtctttaatctagattaaaacaaatgcttgattaaaaatgtatacaaattgaaataatgttttggtaaaactataaaatataaacgACAATAGGTAGACACCTGGTATTCTGTGTATTAAAAAtggttagctttttttttttttatcttgagttgcatgtgtttgtgtaatCTGTAAATCACGCTTAGAGGTAAGaagttatcatttgaaaacagGATAATGAAAGAAACTAATTAACCTTGTGTATACTTTATGTAGAATATGTGGTCAAGTAAACCTGTACATTTACTTCAAGACAAGCTGTACTTTTCGAGTGATTGGTGTAAAGAAAACGGATACATTATTCCATCTTACTACACTGACAGTAGGACTCAGTTCTAACACTTATTTGAATTATCtccctgaaaattatttgttcaaatCTCCCCTGGAATTATTTGGAAGTCTCTAGGCcactggtctcaaactcaattcctggagggccacagctctgcacagtttagctccaaccctaatcaaacacacctgatccagctaatcaaactcttcaggattactagaaacttccaagcaggtgtgacttggagctggttggagctaaactgagCTAAACtgagagctgtggccctccaggaattgagtttgagaccactgctcTAGGCCAATTATACCACAAattgtttaatcatttaataattaagCACAGTTGGGGGAAGTCACATTGCCCAGTGTTTGGAGAGGTGCACTTCAGGCTATGCTGTAGCCATGGCATAGgtccgacgcagaagtataaatcagccatAAGAAGTGGAGCAAATGATGGTAATTACAAGTCACACCTGAACCAAATGACATAATCAGATACAGATGGGAAACTAGGACAGAGAACATGTAGGAACAAAAATACAACTGCAAGTCCATGCCTGTAACATTGCCCCCCTCCTGGATGCCACAACCTTGCAAAACAGGAAACAAAGGAGGGGGTCTTAGGAGGAGAACAAAGGAGAGGGGTGACAAGGGATGGCAATGGGATGGTAGAAAGGCAGACTGACAATACAGGTGGAAGCAGAGGATGTATCCCTAAGAGGAGGATGAAGAATGGAGTTCAGAGTGGAGAccatggagggaggagccaagaTGGAGACATGAGGGACTTGGAGCAAGAGGAGCCAGATGTTGACCCAGGCTACAGCCATGAAGGCgacccatggtggagccgacggaggTAGGAGCAATGGTGGAGGAAGGACTAACAACTCCAGGGGGGACAACCGGCGGCAGCAGAGCAGGTAGTGGTGGAGCCCAAGGTGGATACAGAGAGCCGTTGAGCCAAGGAGGagcagatggctctggtgaccaAGGTGGAGACGGGGATCCCAGAGAGATGAGGGAGCCCAGTGGAGCTGGTGGACTGACGGGCCATGGTGGAGATAAGGGAGCTAGAAGTCATGGTGGTGCCGCTGGGTCGCGGACCTCCATTGTCATAACAGGACAGACTGGTAATTCA contains the following coding sequences:
- the or30bt1 gene encoding odorant receptor 103-1 — its product is MSSGNISFVKDFFIVGFPGLPPEYYGAVAALLLFAYVCILVGNGIFIALFTLEKRLHKPMYYIILNLVVSDLLFSTTTLPKIISRYWFQDGNISFTGCFIQMYFVHYFGSVSSVILAIMAFDRYVAICNPLRYPNIVTKLNIFCLCLAAWVLTNTCPLMMALRAYPLPYCSGNTIIHCYCDHISITSLACTNRALYGVPAFVIAMVVLLGPLAFIVFSYCAIIVAVLHISSTQGRLKSFSTCSPQLIIIALYFLPRCFIYLSSNIGINFSTDLRLVIIMMYSLFPPMINPLIYCLRTKDVKETLLKKIKVSMNPLFIPTKVNVSTVCM